The following coding sequences lie in one Candidatus Dormiibacterota bacterium genomic window:
- a CDS encoding DUF4255 domain-containing protein yields MDESLRALVKRDALNGSKADIAFDAPNKEWSSRRNTPTVDLYLYDIREDLEQREVMWQDIRGDASNSRLVTERRPPPRRFKLSYLVTAWTQRPEDEHRLLSSLLACFLRHPTMPADTLSGVLADARQPILLNIALPPPQDRSISDVWSALGGELKASLDLVVNAPFEVKVAVPAGPPVLEEPRFTFAGPDGEAEDGATPAARGGRARRGAAAAEGAKPVGAPGPGGPKASGRLKPGEPVDKPGVAPYQEEVVRSGKEKQPGRILRIRGVNRS; encoded by the coding sequence GTGGATGAGTCCCTGCGCGCCCTCGTAAAACGGGATGCCCTCAACGGATCGAAAGCCGACATCGCATTCGATGCGCCGAACAAGGAATGGTCTTCGCGGCGCAACACTCCGACCGTAGATCTTTATCTCTACGACATCCGCGAGGACCTCGAACAGCGCGAGGTGATGTGGCAGGACATCCGCGGCGATGCCAGCAATTCCCGACTGGTCACCGAGCGCCGGCCGCCGCCACGCCGATTCAAGCTCTCCTATCTCGTGACGGCATGGACACAGCGGCCCGAAGACGAACACCGTCTGCTCTCCTCGCTGCTCGCGTGCTTCTTGCGGCATCCAACCATGCCGGCCGACACGCTCAGCGGGGTGCTCGCCGACGCGCGTCAACCAATCCTGCTCAACATCGCCCTTCCGCCCCCACAGGACCGGTCGATCTCCGACGTCTGGTCAGCGTTGGGCGGCGAGCTCAAGGCGTCCCTCGACCTGGTTGTGAATGCACCCTTCGAAGTCAAGGTGGCCGTTCCCGCCGGTCCGCCGGTCCTCGAAGAGCCGCGATTCACCTTCGCGGGACCCGACGGCGAGGCCGAAGATGGGGCGACGCCAGCAGCGCGGGGCGGCAGAGCTCGCCGCGGCGCGGCAGCCGCCGAGGGTGCCAAGCCGGTCGGCGCGCCCGGACCCGGCGGGCCGAAGGCCTCGGGGCGGCTCAAGCCGGGCGAGCCGGTTGACAAGCCCGGTGTTGCGCCCTACCAGGAAGAAGTGGTTCGCTCCGGGAAAGAGAAGCAGCCCGGTCGCATCCTGCGCATTCGCGGCGTCAACCGCTCCTAA
- a CDS encoding phage tail sheath family protein, which yields MPNYLSPGVYVEEVEAGSRPIEGVGTATAAFVGLAEKGPVNAPTLVTNWSQFSQTFGGFLEGSYLAHSVYGYFLNGGGSAYIVRIGADGHAPSAQAELPSAKDKSLAGYRVLALEGGQPGNDIQVEVAEASQPSEDTFKLIVTRGKDREEYDNVTTRKGKNNVLTAVKTASKLIQLEEIGTAGALEKVPAPGKVTLQGGGGTMPARVTPDEYVGNSADRTGFAGLEAVDTVTMLSVPDLMAAYQRGMIDSEQVKAVQLAMIAHCELMGDRVAILDAPPGLNAQQIREWRVDKAGYDSKYATLYWPWVKVFDPLAGQANFVPPSGHMAGIWARNDDTRGVHKAPANEVVRGAISLELQVTKSEHDLLNPQGINVIRAFPGRGIRVWGARTLSSDPAWRYINVRRLFNYIEGSILLGTQWVVFEPNDMALWERVKRTISAFLVRVWRDGALFGATPGEAFYVKCDGELNTSETIDAGQLIVEIGIAPVKPAEFVVFKIAQFSGGTSLTE from the coding sequence ATGCCCAATTACTTGTCGCCCGGCGTATACGTAGAGGAGGTCGAAGCCGGCTCACGCCCCATTGAAGGGGTTGGGACCGCGACCGCCGCCTTTGTCGGCCTCGCCGAGAAGGGTCCGGTCAACGCCCCAACGTTGGTCACCAACTGGAGCCAGTTTTCGCAGACGTTCGGCGGATTCCTGGAAGGGTCGTATCTCGCGCATTCGGTCTACGGCTACTTCCTGAACGGCGGTGGGTCCGCCTACATCGTCCGGATCGGCGCCGACGGCCATGCACCATCAGCCCAGGCCGAGCTGCCGAGCGCGAAGGACAAGTCACTGGCAGGGTATCGCGTCCTGGCGCTGGAGGGCGGTCAGCCCGGCAACGACATCCAGGTCGAGGTCGCGGAAGCCTCGCAACCCTCCGAGGACACCTTCAAGCTGATCGTCACGCGCGGAAAGGATCGCGAGGAGTACGACAACGTCACGACGCGCAAGGGCAAGAACAACGTCCTTACGGCCGTGAAGACCGCGTCGAAGCTAATCCAGCTCGAGGAGATCGGGACCGCCGGCGCACTGGAGAAGGTCCCCGCCCCGGGCAAGGTTACGCTTCAGGGCGGCGGCGGCACGATGCCCGCCCGGGTCACCCCGGATGAGTACGTGGGCAATTCCGCCGATCGCACCGGGTTCGCGGGTCTCGAAGCCGTCGACACCGTCACCATGCTCAGCGTGCCTGACCTGATGGCCGCGTACCAGCGCGGCATGATCGACTCCGAGCAGGTCAAGGCCGTGCAGCTTGCGATGATCGCACACTGCGAACTGATGGGCGACCGAGTCGCCATTCTCGATGCACCGCCCGGACTGAACGCGCAGCAGATCCGCGAGTGGCGGGTCGACAAGGCGGGCTACGACTCGAAGTACGCCACCCTCTACTGGCCGTGGGTCAAGGTCTTCGACCCCCTCGCCGGCCAGGCGAATTTCGTTCCGCCGAGCGGCCACATGGCCGGCATCTGGGCGCGCAACGACGACACCCGCGGCGTGCACAAGGCCCCGGCGAACGAGGTCGTACGCGGCGCGATCTCCCTCGAGCTACAGGTCACCAAGAGCGAGCACGATTTGCTGAACCCGCAGGGCATCAACGTTATTCGCGCCTTCCCCGGCCGCGGCATCCGGGTCTGGGGCGCGCGGACATTGTCGAGCGATCCGGCCTGGCGGTACATCAACGTCCGCCGGCTCTTCAACTACATAGAGGGCTCCATCCTGCTGGGCACCCAGTGGGTGGTCTTCGAGCCCAACGACATGGCGCTCTGGGAGCGGGTCAAGCGCACCATCAGCGCCTTCCTTGTTCGCGTCTGGCGCGACGGCGCACTCTTCGGGGCGACACCCGGCGAGGCGTTCTATGTCAAATGCGACGGCGAGCTGAACACGTCCGAGACGATCGACGCCGGACAGCTCATTGTCGAGATCGGCATCGCGCCGGTCAAACCGGCGGAGTTCGTCGTGTTCAAGATCGCCCAGTTCTCGGGCGGTACATCGCTAACCGAATAA
- a CDS encoding phage tail protein, which produces MATGISNVSNNDALAARNFAIEVDGTTIAQFTEVGGLTSEMDVTELKENGPDGKMIIKKIPGAHKTPTLTLKRAKNVSMELYKWHKLALDGKVKEARKNGSVILYDYEAGEVARWNFVNAWPSKLTTGSLKAGSNDVVTEEATIVMEGFERVK; this is translated from the coding sequence ATGGCAACTGGTATATCGAATGTCTCGAACAACGACGCACTAGCCGCCCGGAACTTCGCCATAGAAGTTGACGGCACAACCATCGCGCAGTTCACCGAGGTCGGCGGGTTGACCTCCGAGATGGATGTCACCGAGCTGAAGGAGAACGGCCCCGACGGCAAGATGATCATCAAAAAGATCCCGGGCGCGCACAAGACGCCGACGCTGACGCTGAAGCGGGCCAAGAACGTGTCGATGGAGCTCTACAAGTGGCACAAGCTCGCGCTCGACGGCAAGGTCAAGGAAGCTCGCAAGAACGGCTCCGTGATTCTCTACGACTACGAAGCCGGCGAGGTTGCCCGCTGGAACTTCGTGAACGCCTGGCCATCGAAGCTCACCACCGGGAGCCTCAAGGCGGGATCGAATGATGTCGTGACCGAGGAAGCCACCATCGTCATGGAAGGCTTCGAGCGAGTCAAGTGA
- a CDS encoding DUF6760 family protein, whose translation MTYATDRLFEEIAYVAYHLHWSFEEILDLEHPVRQRVVEEIAGINRRLAEEQEA comes from the coding sequence GTGACGTACGCGACCGACCGCCTCTTCGAGGAGATCGCGTACGTGGCGTATCACCTGCACTGGTCGTTCGAAGAGATTCTCGATCTAGAGCATCCCGTTCGGCAGCGCGTCGTCGAGGAGATCGCCGGCATCAATCGGCGTCTCGCGGAAGAGCAGGAAGCGTAA
- a CDS encoding phage tail protein, whose amino-acid sequence MPDHAHAQSLRFRVKIDGQGDLGNWSKCDGLSVEYDVFEYKEGGENGFVHRIPGRVKYQNVKLTRPVNKDTSKVANWMATLKVAVKRQTAEISALDTEGHAIATWNLEGVFPVKWNGPSLDIGANQVATETLELAHNGFLTG is encoded by the coding sequence ATGCCTGACCATGCCCACGCTCAAAGCCTTCGGTTCCGTGTCAAGATCGACGGCCAGGGCGACCTTGGGAACTGGTCGAAGTGCGACGGCTTGTCCGTCGAGTACGACGTCTTCGAATACAAGGAGGGCGGCGAGAACGGTTTCGTCCACCGCATCCCTGGCCGTGTCAAGTACCAGAACGTCAAACTGACACGACCGGTCAACAAGGACACCAGCAAGGTCGCCAACTGGATGGCCACGCTCAAGGTGGCAGTCAAGCGCCAGACCGCGGAGATCTCCGCGCTGGATACCGAGGGCCATGCCATCGCGACCTGGAACCTCGAAGGCGTCTTCCCCGTCAAGTGGAATGGGCCATCGCTCGACATCGGCGCCAACCAGGTGGCGACGGAAACCCTCGAGCTCGCCCACAACGGATTCCTCACCGGATAG
- a CDS encoding peptidase M23, with translation MEPMKMVKAKLEEVDGMEKLEFKFNPSEYSVQKTAQWDAPKRSMSTKAGAKPEFIGSGPQTVSLQIFFDDWEAPYGDVTKHVEKLFKWCQPSQKSTARDNPHPPLLRLIWGSNLHLAEHKFYLASVNAKYTMFGRTGNPLRATADISLKESPDEPAAQNPTSGSIHARATHLISEGDTLQSIATNEYGNPNLWRGLATFNDIDDPLRLNIGSRILIPSRDEAADGAKGS, from the coding sequence ATGGAACCGATGAAGATGGTCAAAGCGAAGCTCGAAGAGGTCGACGGGATGGAGAAGCTCGAATTCAAGTTCAATCCGAGCGAATATTCCGTGCAGAAGACGGCGCAGTGGGATGCCCCCAAACGCAGCATGAGCACTAAGGCCGGCGCCAAACCGGAGTTCATTGGCAGCGGCCCGCAAACGGTGAGTCTGCAGATTTTCTTTGACGACTGGGAAGCCCCTTACGGCGACGTGACCAAACACGTCGAGAAGCTTTTCAAGTGGTGCCAGCCAAGTCAGAAGTCGACCGCCCGCGACAACCCTCATCCCCCACTTCTACGCTTGATCTGGGGAAGCAACCTGCACCTGGCCGAGCACAAGTTCTACCTGGCATCGGTGAACGCCAAGTACACGATGTTCGGGCGCACCGGGAACCCGCTGCGGGCGACGGCCGATATCAGCCTCAAGGAATCCCCGGACGAGCCGGCCGCCCAGAACCCCACCTCCGGTTCGATCCACGCGCGGGCCACCCACCTGATCTCCGAGGGCGACACCCTCCAGTCGATCGCGACCAATGAGTACGGCAACCCCAATCTGTGGCGAGGGCTGGCCACCTTCAACGACATCGATGATCCGTTGCGGCTAAATATCGGCAGCCGGATCCTGATCCCAAGCCGCGACGAAGCCGCGGACGGCGCGAAGGGCAGCTGA
- a CDS encoding VgrG-related protein: MAQNFHVWPDIQLNGSKLSDELEALLEQVVIDHHQHLPDMFAITFHDPDRDVLGQLHAAIGDTVTIKVTPPGGSPETLIKGEVTGFEAEYGASRLRTVLRGYDMSHRLHRGRRTETYKNVTDSDIARTVASRANLTIGKIDSTSGTHDHVSQANQSDWDFLKSRAREIGFELAMEDGKFNFRQPIQASGAPQSGTYQSHSDPLQLVFGEDLIEFRPRVTSAEQIKDVKVRGWDPVQKQAVIGSANSGTVATDSLQDDPSKLANKFGGATFTAVNRPLTQQAEVDGAAASIAESISSAFAEADGLANGNPKLKAGTTISVGVVGDEFSGKYTLTSARHIFGEQGYRTHFVISGRQDRSLLGLASLGSSNGHASAGGAPINGVVVALVTDNNDPNNAARVKLKFPWLDDNYESDWARITQLGAGPDSGAHFIPEVNDEVLVAFEFGDIRRPYVIGSLHNGQDKPKLGNGLFDNGKVKRRGFISRKGHQFIFFDDPNKAGMAFISSDGKLKISLNETNSEIHIESQGKIHVESQKDMIFESQANLNLKAGQGLKVEAGTNLDMKASSGATLDGGGQLEVKASGQLKVTGAMVDVNSGALQVM; encoded by the coding sequence ATGGCGCAGAACTTCCATGTCTGGCCGGACATCCAGCTCAACGGGTCGAAGTTGTCTGATGAGTTGGAGGCTCTGCTGGAACAGGTCGTCATCGATCATCACCAGCACCTTCCGGACATGTTCGCGATCACCTTCCACGATCCGGACCGCGACGTCCTGGGACAACTGCACGCCGCGATCGGCGACACGGTGACGATCAAAGTCACACCGCCGGGCGGTTCTCCGGAAACCCTGATCAAGGGCGAAGTCACCGGCTTCGAGGCGGAATATGGCGCCAGCCGGCTGCGCACGGTGCTGCGCGGATACGACATGTCGCATCGACTCCATCGCGGACGTCGCACCGAGACCTACAAGAACGTCACGGACTCCGACATCGCCCGGACCGTGGCCAGTCGCGCGAACCTGACGATCGGCAAGATCGACTCGACCAGCGGGACGCACGACCATGTCTCGCAGGCCAACCAGTCTGACTGGGACTTCTTGAAGTCTCGCGCTCGTGAGATCGGCTTTGAGCTGGCCATGGAGGACGGGAAGTTCAACTTTCGCCAGCCGATCCAGGCGTCGGGGGCGCCGCAGAGCGGCACCTACCAGAGCCACAGCGATCCCCTCCAGCTCGTCTTCGGCGAGGACCTGATCGAGTTTCGGCCGCGGGTCACGTCGGCCGAGCAAATCAAGGACGTCAAGGTACGCGGCTGGGACCCCGTCCAGAAGCAGGCCGTCATCGGCTCCGCCAACTCGGGCACGGTGGCGACCGATTCGCTGCAGGACGACCCGTCCAAGTTGGCGAACAAGTTTGGCGGGGCGACCTTTACCGCCGTGAACCGGCCGCTAACCCAGCAGGCAGAAGTCGATGGGGCGGCCGCGTCGATCGCCGAGTCGATCTCCAGCGCCTTTGCCGAAGCGGACGGCCTCGCGAATGGCAACCCCAAGCTCAAGGCCGGCACGACGATCAGCGTTGGCGTCGTCGGCGATGAGTTCTCCGGCAAATACACACTGACCAGCGCGCGCCACATCTTCGGCGAGCAGGGCTATCGCACGCATTTTGTGATCAGCGGCCGGCAGGACCGCTCGCTGCTCGGCCTCGCATCATTGGGCTCCTCGAACGGCCACGCGTCGGCGGGCGGCGCCCCGATCAATGGCGTGGTCGTGGCTCTGGTGACCGACAACAACGACCCTAACAACGCGGCGCGGGTCAAGCTCAAGTTCCCCTGGCTCGACGACAACTACGAGTCCGACTGGGCGCGGATCACGCAGCTGGGCGCGGGGCCGGACAGCGGCGCGCATTTCATTCCCGAGGTCAATGACGAGGTGCTGGTCGCCTTCGAGTTCGGCGACATCCGCCGACCCTACGTGATCGGCAGCCTCCACAACGGGCAGGACAAACCGAAGTTAGGCAATGGACTGTTCGACAACGGCAAGGTCAAGCGGCGTGGCTTCATCTCGCGCAAGGGCCACCAATTCATCTTCTTCGACGACCCGAACAAGGCCGGGATGGCCTTCATCAGTAGCGATGGCAAGCTCAAGATCTCGCTCAACGAGACCAACTCGGAGATCCATATCGAGTCGCAGGGGAAGATTCACGTCGAGAGCCAGAAGGACATGATTTTCGAGTCCCAGGCCAACCTGAACCTGAAGGCGGGGCAGGGGCTCAAGGTCGAAGCCGGGACCAACCTCGATATGAAGGCCAGTTCCGGAGCCACCCTGGACGGCGGAGGGCAGCTCGAAGTCAAGGCAAGCGGGCAGCTCAAGGTCACCGGCGCCATGGTTGACGTCAACAGCGGCGCCCTGCAGGTGATGTGA
- a CDS encoding GPW/gp25 family protein: MSEEFIGSGWAFPLRTDPTGRIALVSREQEIEESIRLILGTAIGERPMRPEFGCAIHDYVFDSADTETAARVAAAVRASLRRWEPRIEVRDVLVSFDTEDSSILYIDIRYSIGETNDPRNLVFPFYVIPPETT, translated from the coding sequence ATGAGCGAAGAATTCATCGGATCCGGATGGGCGTTCCCGCTCCGGACCGACCCGACCGGACGGATCGCCCTGGTCTCGCGTGAGCAGGAGATCGAGGAAAGCATCCGGCTCATCCTTGGCACCGCGATCGGCGAGCGGCCGATGCGCCCGGAGTTCGGTTGTGCGATTCATGACTACGTCTTCGACAGCGCCGATACCGAGACCGCCGCCCGGGTGGCGGCGGCGGTGCGCGCATCACTTCGCCGCTGGGAGCCTCGCATCGAGGTGCGTGATGTCCTGGTCAGCTTCGATACCGAGGACTCGAGCATCCTCTACATCGACATCCGCTACTCGATCGGGGAGACGAATGATCCCCGCAACCTCGTCTTTCCCTTCTACGTGATTCCACCGGAGACAACGTGA
- a CDS encoding putative baseplate assembly protein has protein sequence MALPVPNLDDRRFQDLVDDAKRLVQQRCPEWTDHNVSDPGVTLIETFAWMTDQVLYRLNRVPERNYIKFLELIGVRLFPPTAARAAITFWLAGPQPGVIQIRPGTQAATLRTETDEAIVFTTIGDLAIVPCSLARVASTLGGEKEVSDHSEALQARTSFYCFDKVPKPDDVLLVGLSEAVPGCAVTLRFNCDIEGVGVDPENPPLVWEAWDGYAWTPCDVDRDGTGGLNRDGDVVLHIPKSHTVSVIEQQRAGWLRARVLKPEPDQPTYSASPIIKGLSAFTIGGTAEAVNAELVENELLGASEGVPGQRFTLKHHPVVPGGAANILEVSGIDGWQEWKQAQHFVDSKADDRHFVLDAVSGEVQLGPGVREPDGTFRSYGAVPPKGSRLRLRSYLIGGGRKGNVARNTITVLKSSIPYVSKVQNRRAAEGGVDGEDIESAKVRGPIVLRTRDRAVTMEDYEHLAREAAPEVARVRCVTAGDGADAGGVRILVVPAAGSSDGRLRFEQLVPAEETLQRIARRLEDSRVIGTRVLVEPPVYRGVTVVAKLRPRASANPSRLQGDALEALYQYFHPISGGPDRNGWPFGRPVHVGEVYSVLQGLHGTELVEDARLFGADPVTGQRGQAVQRLVIEPHALVYSYEHQVLVEGA, from the coding sequence ATGGCACTACCGGTCCCGAACCTCGACGATCGACGTTTCCAGGACCTGGTCGACGATGCCAAGCGCCTCGTCCAGCAGCGCTGCCCCGAGTGGACCGACCACAACGTGTCGGACCCGGGGGTCACGCTGATCGAGACCTTCGCCTGGATGACCGACCAGGTTCTCTACCGGCTGAATCGTGTTCCCGAGCGGAACTACATCAAATTCCTCGAACTGATCGGCGTTCGGCTTTTTCCGCCGACGGCGGCACGGGCCGCGATCACCTTCTGGCTCGCGGGCCCGCAGCCGGGGGTCATCCAGATCCGGCCCGGTACCCAGGCTGCCACCCTGCGCACCGAGACCGATGAGGCGATCGTCTTTACCACCATCGGCGACCTGGCGATCGTCCCCTGTTCGCTCGCCCGGGTAGCCTCCACGCTTGGCGGCGAGAAAGAGGTCAGCGACCACAGCGAGGCGCTGCAGGCACGCACGTCCTTCTACTGCTTCGACAAGGTGCCGAAGCCGGATGACGTCCTCCTGGTCGGCCTCTCCGAGGCCGTGCCTGGGTGCGCCGTGACGTTGCGCTTCAACTGCGACATCGAGGGCGTGGGCGTCGATCCCGAGAACCCGCCGCTGGTCTGGGAAGCCTGGGATGGCTACGCCTGGACGCCGTGCGACGTCGACCGAGACGGCACCGGTGGCCTCAACCGGGACGGCGACGTGGTGCTGCATATCCCCAAGAGCCACACCGTCTCCGTCATCGAGCAGCAACGCGCGGGTTGGTTGCGGGCGCGGGTGCTCAAGCCAGAGCCCGACCAACCGACCTACAGCGCCTCGCCGATCATCAAGGGCCTGTCGGCCTTCACCATCGGCGGAACCGCCGAGGCGGTGAACGCCGAGCTGGTGGAGAACGAGCTCCTTGGGGCGTCGGAAGGAGTCCCCGGCCAACGCTTCACGCTCAAGCACCACCCGGTGGTCCCTGGAGGTGCCGCCAACATCCTCGAGGTGAGCGGCATCGACGGCTGGCAGGAGTGGAAGCAGGCCCAGCATTTCGTCGACAGCAAGGCCGACGACCGGCACTTCGTGCTCGACGCCGTCAGCGGTGAGGTCCAGCTTGGGCCTGGCGTGCGCGAGCCCGACGGCACGTTCCGAAGTTATGGCGCCGTGCCACCCAAGGGGTCTCGGCTCCGGCTTCGTTCCTATCTGATCGGTGGCGGCCGGAAGGGCAACGTCGCCCGCAACACCATTACGGTGCTCAAGTCCTCGATCCCCTACGTGTCCAAGGTGCAAAATCGCCGTGCCGCGGAAGGTGGGGTCGACGGCGAAGACATCGAGAGCGCCAAGGTGCGCGGCCCGATCGTCCTACGTACGCGCGATCGAGCCGTCACGATGGAGGACTACGAACACCTCGCGCGCGAGGCGGCACCGGAAGTGGCGCGCGTCCGATGCGTCACCGCGGGCGATGGCGCGGATGCGGGCGGCGTTCGCATCCTGGTGGTGCCGGCGGCGGGCAGCAGCGACGGCCGCCTCCGCTTCGAGCAGCTCGTGCCCGCCGAGGAGACACTGCAGCGCATCGCCCGTCGCCTGGAGGATTCGCGCGTGATCGGCACGCGGGTGCTGGTCGAGCCGCCGGTATACCGCGGCGTGACGGTCGTCGCCAAGCTGCGCCCGCGGGCGAGCGCGAATCCCTCGCGGCTGCAGGGGGATGCGCTGGAGGCGCTCTACCAGTACTTCCATCCGATCAGCGGCGGCCCCGACCGCAATGGCTGGCCTTTCGGCCGGCCCGTCCACGTCGGCGAGGTCTACTCCGTGCTCCAGGGACTGCACGGAACGGAGCTGGTCGAAGACGCCCGGCTGTTCGGGGCGGACCCGGTGACGGGCCAGCGCGGCCAGGCGGTTCAGCGGCTCGTCATCGAGCCCCACGCCCTCGTCTACTCCTACGAGCACCAGGTGCTGGTGGAAGGCGCGTGA
- a CDS encoding phage tail protein, translating to MIAQAPTVNQGRGLVRALISPHPLGEALPALFQEDGFTQRFMSAFDTALAPLFATLDNLPAYLDPWLAPPDFLEWLGSWFGLVLDDAWSVERRRALLANAFEFYRMRGTVKGLKAQVETLTGGTAEIIDTGGVATATKAGEALPGSPNFALMVRVSVDDPSSINTIRLDALVAAAKPAHVTHKVQVVKRSKVQETVEVTSG from the coding sequence GTGATCGCCCAGGCTCCGACGGTCAACCAGGGGCGCGGCCTGGTGCGGGCCCTGATCAGCCCGCACCCGCTGGGCGAAGCGCTGCCGGCCCTCTTCCAGGAAGACGGCTTCACCCAACGCTTCATGTCCGCGTTCGATACGGCGCTGGCCCCGCTCTTTGCCACGCTGGACAACCTACCCGCTTATCTCGACCCGTGGCTGGCGCCCCCCGACTTCCTGGAGTGGCTCGGCAGCTGGTTCGGGCTGGTCCTCGACGACGCCTGGTCGGTCGAACGCCGCCGCGCCCTGCTGGCTAACGCCTTCGAGTTCTATCGCATGCGCGGCACGGTCAAAGGATTGAAGGCGCAGGTCGAGACCCTCACCGGGGGCACCGCGGAAATCATCGATACCGGCGGGGTCGCGACCGCGACCAAGGCAGGCGAAGCGCTGCCGGGGTCGCCGAACTTTGCCCTCATGGTTCGAGTCTCGGTCGACGATCCGTCCAGCATCAATACGATCAGGCTCGACGCGCTCGTCGCTGCCGCCAAGCCGGCGCACGTGACGCACAAAGTACAGGTTGTCAAACGATCGAAAGTACAGGAGACTGTGGAGGTGACAAGCGGGTGA